In Sander vitreus isolate 19-12246 chromosome 8, sanVit1, whole genome shotgun sequence, the genomic window TAACGGAGTGTAGCTGCCTCATTTAAATGATAAAACAGATCTCGTTTAatcatttttcaaaaacaatttcAGGATTCCCAATCTGAAAGTATAACTTTTTCCCCCACATTGTTTGTtggcgcatatatatatatatatatatatatatatatatatatatatatatatatatatatatataaaaggttTTCGTAAAACCAGCACAATAGTCTAACCACTAAACTCTAAAAGAAACTTCAGTAAATAAAGATAAAGGCTAACACAACTAATGTTGCAAATCAATGAGCTGCTTCATAGCAATATtggatttttatattattttttttcaacaatctAAAGTACCTTCATTTGTCAGGTATTTACATCATTTCTGTATGGTTATTATTATCCATAATGATTTTCCAGAACATGTTGTATATCACGGTACAGTATATATTGATATtgtcacatacagtaaaatgaCATATTGTCTCGTTCCATGCTGCCCACCAGGAGGATGCAACACACAAGAGGTTTCTCTGAATCACACATCTAGTGTggaaagctttagtgcataactttttgatattattgaacgtccgttacattcaagccattgacaAAGCTAATTaggactatcagctccacacaactctcggCGACAGAAACTGCGCACTATAATTAGTGAGGGGGGCAGAGGCATAggaaatctgcttagaaatataggaaatattggataggatagaacaacacaatgtaattctgctaaataaaacatcacattcattattagtttcactcgtttttattttaaacacgtTGCATATCATATTTTCTAttggctcagtctgccactttttaaacaaaacaattccAGTGTTGGTTCCATGGTATGAGGGGGGGTCCCCGTgtcccccttctagccccgcccctacTCTTAATCACCATCTTCAGGGAAGGTGAATGTCTCGACTTGATGTATTTTGACAGCAACAAATCACACAGAATCACCGAGAACTCTCTCTAATCACTGCTGTGTCTGCAGGGAGAGGAAACAGCTGCTGGTCCTCCCATGTGTGTGTCACCTTTCAGTCATCGACAGAAGAGACCGAACATCATGTCTACCTTACGTTTGTTACATCTGTTATCTGGCTGCTACAGTATCtcactttttaaacacaggATGCTTGTTCAGTTGACAACCACAGAATTTAGGCGTAATCTACTGCGGCCACACTTTGGAGAGGAGTTTTATGCCAAACATGTAATAAATCATCTGAAGAGGGCAGATAAAGCATTCAACACTTCTCTCATAGAAAAAATCagtgttgatttatttatgttaaaTATGCAAACCTCCCGCCACTCACAGCATTATGTGATACAACACGGAACAACCAGAGCAATTCAAATAATTACTTTGCATAATTTTACTACTTTGTTTAGTGGTGTTGACAATATTATTAGGACTTCTTGTCCCTTCCATGACTGATTAAAGTGGAAAGACATGTTGGcatcaaaatattaaaatagaagcatgaaaattaaataattaatcatAGATGATTATAGACACCACTGTCTACTTTTACACTGTGTACTTTTGATCAGAGGCTGTTTTTCATGGTTTGGGCAGAGCTCCTCAGTTTTAATGAAGGGAAACCTAAATGCCACagcacacatttatattttagacAACAGTGTGCTTCCAACCTTCTGGCAAGAAACAAGATTCAAGATGTTTATTGTCACACCGGTTATATAAGTACAAACGCGTGAAAAGCGTGTAATATAAGAAGCATGAAAAAATTGATATATTCAAcagaaactcagattggacagatagtctagctaactagctaaaaTTGTATTAAAGGCTATAATGGTTTTGGAATGATATATTCAACAATCACACATGCACGTAAAGTAtgggtgtccacatacttttggccatatatTATATAGTTGCATTTTTCAATTTATCCCACTAGAGGGAACTGTTGCATTGTAAAAGCTGAGGAGAGTCAAGAGACATAACAAAATACCCCAAAAATGATTTTATACTTTGATTCACAGGGatcatgcatttattttgtcAACCTTATCATTTGTATTCATAGTCACATGATGATGGAGcctttcccagcatgcatttgGAGAAATAACACCCAGGATAGGTTTCCACCCCAGGCTCAGGCTCAGCACAGATATCCACACACTCATATTCTTATTTATTGGTAGTTTAGAGTCTTTAATCCACCTTAACCGCTGGAGAGAACATGCACACATAGTAGAGAACAGGATCAGGCcgagagatttcttttttaggAGGGGACAGTACAGACAGCTGAACCACCAACGAGCCACAATATCTAGTAAAAACACAATATTAGTGTTTCTGCAAACTTTTGCTCCCTAACTACAATATGGTAGGTCATTTTCAAGGGAATTTTTACTtcacaaattacagacatggccgAATTGCACGGGATGaagatcacagacaacctccgtaattattacaaataacTAGAGGTCACCAGGTAATAATAATCCCGTGCAAATAGGgctttgggtgttttttttgtctctgatTCCAGGAATTTGCCTTAAATTCTGTACAGTTTGAAAATCAATTTGCACTCTTGAaacgtgtttttattttttttatttatcaaactGTGTGTAAAGTCTTTTCACCAATGTATATAAATGAATGGAAGCCAATAGCCGCCTGAAAGGCTAGGAAAATTACATACATTTGACATGACTTGTAGATAAATTGGTAAAAACATACAAAAGCCCTATAGTCCTTTCATTCTTCACTATTTCACCAGACAGGTAGGTTTATAGTAAAGATTAGGGACCCCTAGAACAGGCAATGTTAAAGTAGCTCCACCACACAGAGGAGCATTGAGCAGCTGGTGGTAACTTCTCACCCTGGTTGTATCAGGTCATTGCCATTAGCTCATAAGTGCCACTGTCCAATCCTGTCGTCTGCATGGAGGTAACAGAGTCTCTGTGTTCTCTCATCCTCCTGTCATGTCTGCTTTGGTCCAGCACTGCGAATCACTGTAAATTTCCGTGCAGGTTTTACTCTAACCAAGACCTTTTGCACCCTGCTCAggagttttctgttgtgacACAGCTTGGATGTGTTACTGCAATGATGCTTGAGTGTCCGAGTCCACTGAGACTGTTTCTGTCCATGCAAATGTCTCGTTTAgtcgtttagttttttttacacagtttaTTTCTTCTATTTTCAATATCTTCCTTTTGCatgctttcctttttttatcGGCTTATTAGTGACTTAAATTCAACCTCTAGCCCCAGTTTGTGCTTCTCATGTACTGTGCATCATACAGCTAACCATCAGGTTTTCTTGAAGATacttgatatttaaaaaaaggttgtttaTTGCAGTTCTGAAGGTATTTCTTAAAGAAACTATTTCGTCAGCTGCACAATAAAACAGATTTATACCCTGTTTCCTTAGTTGTGAAAGATTATAATGAGTATAAGTGTTGTATCTCTCGTTTTAGACGATGCAAGAAAAATACAAACGTGTTATTACATCAACTTCATCAACATATCAacatacatgatgatgatgatgatgatgatgatcaactttttcattttgttgatgCAAACTGAGCACTTTGGACTACCATCTTTGCTTGAATTAACAGTCACAGTTTAGGAGACcggttaaaaacatgtttttattgtgcAGCTAATGGAATTTTAGTTTTCATCCAAAGAGTCTTTGAGAACCAAAGTATGTGGACGCTCCAGGACTAATCACCGGTCAGTCAACACTGGTACCTGACTAGTTGCAAAATCTTGTGGAAAGTTTTCGCAGAAGAGTGGATGATGATgttgtagcagcagcagcttaaTGGTTGAATAAATGGTTTGAAAATGTTCAACAGTCACACatgcagggttcaaaatgaacttttttgtccaccagctaAATGGCTAGTGAGTTAACGTTCAAATTTTACCAGCGTTGGctggtagatggtgctaattttgaaccctgcacaCATGATTGTGATGTTTGTCTGCTCACTTACTTTTGGCTAGTTAATGTAGCTCTGTGACTCAAATGTGAGAGGACTAGCTACTACTAATGTATCCATGAACTGAAACAAAAACCAGGAGGCAtgggtgcccggatagctcagttggtagagcaggcacccacGTGTAGAGGTTTACTTCTCAACGCACAGGGCCAgtgttcaactccgacctgcagccctccactgcatgtcatttctctcccccttcattTCTTCAGGTGTCCTGTCAATGAAGGcctaaaaacaacaacctagAGGCGGCATTTAACAGCTCACGTTGTTCCTCTTTTCTATTGTATCCTTAAATCAGCCTTGAAAGGTTCAAACAATGAACCACTGTTATGTCGACTTGACATCATCCTTGAACATGTTACCATTGAACAACAGTTTTCAGCGAGAGTCCAGGCTTGCCTCAGGCGGCATAATTATGTGCCTGCCTTTGCTAGAAATGAACTTGAATGCAGCCAAGAGACTTGACTCCAGTCTCATGATCATTGCCCAACACTTTCATTTGTTTATCGAGTaaccatggaaatgttgtgccaggctatggaaaaaaaagaagcccatGAGCAACGCTAAAGGCTTTACTTACACAGACTCAGATACAAATACTACGGAGGGTTTGGAGGGGGCTGCTGCTGGAATTTTTTGTTCAGCTGCTCTTGCTTTAACttcttatgtattttttttccacgAGCAGCTTTAACTGGCTGGTTCCTGCAGTACAGATGAATGAAACCAGTCACCAAGTATCTACTGTGAATCGTTACACAATTAGATTTGCTATGACTCAATATCACAAGTAAAAAAGAACTAAAAATCTACTGTGAATATCTGCCATTAATAAGAGTCACATGCTGTTAATCACTTTATCCATCTTGGtaaaacaaattataaaaaacaacaacaaatgcacACTGGATTATATTAAATTTTAATGTGCACAGCGTGATAATGTACATTAAAAGCAAGGaaggaaaaacatattttcttataAAAATATCACCTTTGGAGCTTAAAAACACTCAATTCAAGGAACAGGTGCTATGATATTACCATCTCTGTGAGAAGACAGCAGGTAGACTGAAGGTGACGGAGTCAAAGCGAGCTTAGTGTCTCAATAAAAcataaccccacccaccccaTTGGATAAACCCCACCCAACCGTCCCTCTCTTTACCCATCTCTGGGTTGGGAGGCATCAGTTTGATGCTTTTCAGCATCGTGTCCACAGTCAAGAAGCAGGGCAGCAGAACCAACAAGTAGGGGGAAttaaaaagaacaacaacaagaacaatTAGGAAGACAAAAAAGGGGGATGGAGCAAACTTATGACCaaataacacattaaaatgCATTCAAAATCACACGTTCCATCTCACATTATCTTAATTCCAATGCATTAACCTGTGTAAGTACCACAGCgcgtaaaaaataaaactccacACAAGCTTGTAACTGCACATCTTAAGTGCAGTGTGTGCAACAGTAACTGCTAGTACTCTACTACCTTTGCAAATAAAGACAGGCGATCTTCATTAGTGCTATTCACTAACAATAATTTCCCATAGATTAGTGCACTGGAATGAGGCCATAGCTTGTAAAGTCTCATTTTCTGCATCAACacttatacagtacatacagggTATTAAAACAATGATAATGAAGGTAAACCCTCAAAGTTCTTCATATTCATACTgtagaaacaaaaaacattcactATGGAACTATGGTGATGTGCATTTAAAAGCATTTAGCTTCACTGAAAGATGAAAGGCTAAATTGGTCAGAAAGAATAGTTTTTGCTAAATTCAAATGCTAACATTCTCTGTCACACtggaattttgtttttgtttgaggtTGGAGGAGAAGTAAGAAGCTGAGGCACAGAGCGAGTGAGCTGAGCTGCAGATCTTTTCTGCATTGTAAGGCTGTGTGGCGGGGCGGTGGCGGACGGCGAGTTGCTGGCTAAGGCGACGCAGGTGCATGCAGGAACGAGGGCAGGTTCAGTGTGTCAGACTGCTGGGAGGCCGGgcgcagggagggagggggtgggtgtgtggttATGGAGGTCATGGGGGGCAGAGGGAGGGGTGTTGCTGTGCTGTTTGGCTTGTggggttgttttgtttttgctgagtTTGGCATCGctcattttctctctgcttTGACCTTCCTGACCCCGACACCAACCCATCCTGCCCTGCACAATGGCTCCATAAAACAAACACGATAATCGCGAGAGAAGATGGTGATACACCCTGACATCCCCTCTTCACATGAATCAATCGAAGTGATAAGCAATCCACTGAAACGGTAAGAATGGAAGAATTTACATCATGTGGCAAAACTAACAGAAAACAGATACGGAGCTTGGTTGCTTTCTTGACAAAGTTAATAGTGaggaatattaaaaaaaaaaactaaaacacaaacataacaacaaacaaaaacccCGGAGATCGACCCTTTGATTTCCTGTGCCCACCCGTTTGGTAACACCAACactggagagaaaaaacagcTGGTGGAAAAAAGGCGGGGTCAGATGCCATGTGACCACGCCCCTTCCCTTCCATACAACCCCGCCCAGCTCTGGAAAAGTCTCACCTCTCGTTTTCCAGAggtctgtttttcttcttcttctttactgCTCTGACTTTTCCCTCCATCTGTGTTGCTCTAGCCCTCCCATCTTCCCTCCCCTCTTTCCGTTAatcctcctcctcgtctttgTGGATGCTACACCTCCTTGGTTGTGCGGATTCGGATGCTGCTGAAGCATTTGCCCATGGCCTCGAACAGCGGGTCGCAGAAGGTGTGCACGCAGATGGAGTAGACGCGGCTGACGCAGTGGATCTCGATCAGGTAGCTCTTGACGCACGGCACCACGGCCCAGATGTGAATGAAGGACAGGATGGCGAAGAAGATACCCCAGATCAGCGCCAAGGGGATTCCGACCAGCGCCGTCAGCAGCCGGTAGCACCAGTACTTGGTGACAGTGAAGGTGGTGAAGCTAGCTTTCCACACGCCGTCAAAGCTGTAGGTCCCTGCAGGCTCGGCGATCACGTCCTCAAAGTCTACCTAAAAAAGGAAGAAGTGGAAGAGTAAGACACTGTTGGCAAAAACACTTCTGGCATCTAAAATCATTGTTATCTACATAACAACGACTGGCCAGATTTTCATGAagcttggtggaagggtgtagcatggacAAGGAAGAAGCCATTGAATTTTAGAGCGGATCCCAATCACGGGGCAGATACACACattctttttcacttttgttgacattgcgagatagggcatggCCTTGGCGGAGATCGAAGCTCTCCGCGTGCACTTCTAGTTTCTTGTCAAGTTGGATCCCTTTGGCTGTTACGTTGGCAGCAACTACTCTTCCTGTGATCCATATTAAAAGATATAGTTTCATTATCAAATGCCTCCACTAGGCCTGCAACTAACGATtcatttcattatcaattaatctgctgattatgtTCTCGATTAAACGTTATGAAatgtgtcagaaaatagtgaaaagtgTTTATCCCAATTTCTCAAAGACCAAGAGGATGTtttgaaatgtcttgttttggcaGCAGGAATCTCATCAATGGTTATCTTAACACCTtggtaaataaaactgaaactgCCATAGGTTTATAACACTAGAGGTACGTACCACATATGTTTTCAGTATtgtaaagtgaaaagaaaatacaagtaACCATCACACACTAACGTGTACTGTCCTGTATACAGAGACCTTCACTCACAGTAGACTCATCGCTATGATTTGGCAAATACCTTCATCCACCGCCAACAGTATTTCACAAGAGCCCTAATATGGTGCAAATTAAACTATCACATATACTTTATAATCCTTCATTATTTCCTCATAAATCAGCTGCTTCACTCCCTGTGTCTATGTCAGTTTGTTGAGATGGAGGGTAGGATTCCTGGCAGGATTCACATCTCTCCTCGTGGTGACTGGCACACCACTCACCAACACACTGCCCCACCCAAAATACTGATTTCTACACACTATCTCTGGCATCTGCTTTGCTTTCTGCAAAGGATTTTTGTCTCCATCTTGATCATCAtcgcatagatagatagatagatagttagatagatagatagatagatagatagatagatagatagatatgtagatagatagatagttagatagataga contains:
- the cav1 gene encoding caveolin-1, which codes for MTGGLKDGEKEEEFLHSPFIRKQGNIYKPNNKDMDNDSLNEKTMEDVHTKEIDLVNRDPKRINDDVVKVDFEDVIAEPAGTYSFDGVWKASFTTFTVTKYWCYRLLTALVGIPLALIWGIFFAILSFIHIWAVVPCVKSYLIEIHCVSRVYSICVHTFCDPLFEAMGKCFSSIRIRTTKEV